One candidate division WOR-1 bacterium RIFOXYB2_FULL_36_35 DNA segment encodes these proteins:
- a CDS encoding RNA-binding protein: MAKTLYFGNLPWKTNEEELSSFIEPHAPVIAARIIKEKETGRSKGYGFVEVNDEHAEKIMTNLNGATLGGRTININEAKRKEKNG; encoded by the coding sequence ATGGCAAAAACGCTATATTTCGGCAACTTGCCGTGGAAAACAAATGAAGAAGAGTTGAGCTCTTTTATCGAACCACATGCGCCAGTTATTGCCGCACGCATAATAAAAGAAAAAGAGACCGGCAGATCTAAAGGATATGGTTTTGTTGAGGTAAATGATGAGCATGCCGAAAAAATCATGACAAATTTAAATGGAGCTACTTTAGGAGGAAGAACAATCAATATTAACGAAGCTAAAAGAAAAGAAAAAAATGGATGA
- a CDS encoding shikimate dehydrogenase — MKKTGLIGYPLGHSISPAMHNAAFKALGIDAEYSLYEVRPEELGDEVDDFRGNDYLGFNVTVPYKCDLMRYVDDVTKLADLIGAINTVVNRDDKLIGYNTDGPAFIQSLNEDGNFDPKDKIAVVLGAGGAGRAVSVMLAESKAKKIIISDVISEKAEELAGYINAELHCKCKFIPIDGIGGIIKEAQLLVNSSPIGMYPKVEEIPLPYDCELHSHLVVYDLVYNPRESRLLKKAKEAGAKAISGLGMLVRQGALAFSIFTDEEPPIEIMWEAAEKALINR, encoded by the coding sequence ATGAAAAAAACAGGATTAATAGGATATCCTTTAGGGCATAGTATCTCTCCTGCAATGCACAATGCTGCTTTTAAAGCTTTGGGAATAGATGCTGAGTATTCTCTTTACGAAGTTCGTCCTGAGGAATTAGGAGATGAAGTTGATGATTTCAGAGGGAATGATTATCTGGGTTTTAACGTTACTGTTCCTTATAAATGTGATTTAATGAGATATGTTGATGATGTTACTAAATTGGCCGATCTTATAGGGGCCATAAATACTGTTGTAAATCGTGATGACAAACTCATAGGTTATAATACAGATGGGCCTGCTTTTATTCAATCTTTGAATGAAGACGGAAATTTTGATCCAAAAGATAAAATTGCTGTTGTGTTGGGTGCTGGTGGAGCTGGGCGGGCAGTCTCTGTCATGCTTGCCGAATCTAAAGCTAAAAAAATAATTATTTCTGATGTTATTTCTGAAAAAGCTGAGGAGCTTGCAGGTTATATTAACGCTGAGTTGCATTGCAAATGTAAATTTATCCCTATTGACGGGATAGGAGGGATAATAAAAGAGGCTCAGCTTTTAGTAAATTCGTCTCCGATTGGAATGTATCCAAAAGTTGAAGAGATCCCTCTCCCTTACGATTGCGAATTGCATTCCCATTTAGTTGTATATGATCTTGTTTACAATCCAAGAGAGTCACGGCTTCTTAAAAAAGCTAAAGAGGCTGGCGCAAAAGCTATTTCAGGGCTTGGAATGTTGGTTAGACAAGGCGCGCTTGCTTTTTCTATATTTACTGACGAAGAACCCCCCATTGAAATTATGTGGGAAGCTGCTGAAAAAGCCTTGATAAACCGATAA
- a CDS encoding ribosome silencing factor yields the protein MSTEKLLSLIIKWAEDKKAINPITLDLSFLDRMTDYMIVVSGDADPHVKAIAREIESQLKKAGIKDFLWEGSTKSGWIIFDLGEVIVHIMLEKERSYYNLEELWGKKAIIYH from the coding sequence ATATCGACTGAAAAGCTTTTATCACTTATAATAAAGTGGGCTGAAGATAAAAAAGCAATAAATCCAATCACCCTGGATTTAAGTTTTCTGGATCGAATGACCGATTATATGATTGTGGTATCGGGGGATGCAGATCCACATGTTAAAGCCATTGCAAGAGAGATAGAATCCCAACTAAAAAAAGCAGGGATTAAGGATTTTTTATGGGAAGGGAGTACAAAGTCAGGATGGATAATCTTTGATTTAGGAGAGGTCATTGTCCACATAATGCTTGAAAAAGAACGAAGTTACTATAATCTTGAAGAATTGTGGGGAAAGAAAGCTATTATATACCATTAA
- a CDS encoding DNA-binding protein, with translation MKNLIPVERIENKIYLIRNQKVIFDFDLAEFYEVPTKRLNEQVKRNLDRFPDDFMFQLTEDECAVLLSSAFVVSDKERDKLRSQFATSKKGGRRYLPYAFTEQGIAMLSSVLKSKRAVQMNIFIMRAFVKLREVLATHKDLVQKFKKLEMRIGKHDREIIIIFDAIRKLMAPSEKPKTKIGFIK, from the coding sequence ATGAAAAATTTAATACCCGTGGAAAGAATAGAAAACAAAATTTATTTAATAAGAAATCAAAAAGTAATATTTGATTTCGATTTGGCAGAATTCTATGAAGTTCCTACTAAAAGATTAAATGAACAGGTTAAGCGAAACTTGGACAGATTCCCCGATGATTTTATGTTTCAACTTACTGAAGATGAGTGTGCGGTCTTATTATCTTCGGCGTTTGTTGTAAGTGATAAAGAAAGGGATAAATTGAGGTCGCAATTTGCGACCTCAAAAAAAGGAGGAAGACGATATTTGCCATATGCCTTTACTGAACAGGGAATTGCAATGCTCTCTTCAGTATTGAAAAGTAAAAGAGCAGTCCAGATGAATATATTCATAATGAGAGCTTTTGTGAAATTAAGGGAAGTTTTAGCCACGCATAAAGACCTTGTCCAGAAGTTTAAAAAACTTGAGATGAGAATAGGTAAGCACGATAGAGAGATAATAATTATATTTGACGCAATCAGAAAGCTTATGGCGCCGTCTGAAAAGCCAAAAACAAAAATAGGATTTATAAAATGA